One Ananas comosus cultivar F153 linkage group 1, ASM154086v1, whole genome shotgun sequence DNA window includes the following coding sequences:
- the LOC109719719 gene encoding uncharacterized protein LOC109719719 isoform X2 produces MRFLSFSSLDFRLHLLVRANLCSNCAQICTLFGYSKMAEVAVENGNDSITRVLFCGYYFPASHNYTREYLQSYPFIQVDTVALDEVPDVIHKYQICVVKSRRLDSELIAKAAQMKLIMQFGVGLEGVDVDAATKHKIKVARIPGSATGNSTSCAEMAIYLMLGLLRKQKELEISVKQRKLGEPTGDTLLGKTVFILGFGAIGFDLAKRLRPFGVKILATKRRWSSDSLPSSDSSFPNDDIDGLIDKKGGPGNMYEFAAEADIVVTCLTLYKETAGIVDAKFLSSMKKGSLLVNIARGGLLDYESVLHHLESGHLGGLGIDVAWTEPFDPEDPILKLPNVLITPHVAGVTEYSYRTMAKVVGDCALQLHSGKPFTGIEIVN; encoded by the exons ATgaggtttctttctttttctagcTTGGATTTTAGGTTACATTTACTTGTACGGGCCAATTTGTGCTCAAATTGTGCTCAAATTTGCACTCTATTTG GCTACTCAAAGATGGCTGAGGTAGCGGTAGAGAATGGCAATGATTCCATCACCCGAGTGCTATTCTGTGGCTACTATTTTCCTGCTTCTCATAATTACACGCGGGAATATTTGCAGAGTTATCCGTTTATTCAG GTTGACACAGTAGCTCTTGATGAGGTTCCAGACGTTATTCACAAGTACCAAATTTGTGTGGTTAAAAGTCGGCGTCTAGATTCTGAACTTATCGCAAAAGCAGCACAGATGAAGCTTATCATGCAGTTTGGTGTTGGGCTAGAAG GTGTTGATGTAGATGCTGCTACAAAGCACAAAATCAAAGTCGCAAGGATCCCTGGAAGTGCAACAGGAAATTCCACTTCATGTGCAGAAATGGCAATATATCTGATGTTGGGTCTTCTGCGGAAGCAA AAGGAGTTGGAGATCTCTGTGAAGCAGAGGAAATTAGGGGAACCAACTGGAGATACACTACTTGGGAAAACA GTATTCAttcttggatttggagctattGGATTTGACCTTGCCAAGAGATTGAGACCGTTCGGAGTAAAGATTCTTGCAACAAAAAGAAGATGGTCCTCGGATTCATTACCGTCAAGTG ATTCAAGCTTCCCTAATGATGATATCGATGGCCTTATTGACAAGAAAGGTGGCCCGGGAAATATGTATGAGTTTGCTGCGGAGGCTGATATAGTAGTTACCTGCTTGACCTTATATAAAGAGACA GCCGGAATCGTGGATGCGAAGTTTCTCTCTTCCATGAAGAAG GGATCACTTTTGGTAAATATTGCTCGAGGAGGGTTACTCGACTACGAATCTGTCCTTCATCACCTCGAATCAGGTCACTTAGGTGGGTTGGGCATTGACGTGGCTTGGACTGAGCCATTCGATCCCGAAGATCCAATTTTGAAGCTTCCAAATGTTCTCATCACCCCACATGTCGCAGGGGTCACCGAGTATTCCTACAGGACGATGGCTAAG GTTGTAGGTGATTGTGCTCTCCAACTTCACTCGGGGAAGCCGTTTACAGGAATAGAAATTGTGAACTAG
- the LOC109719719 gene encoding uncharacterized protein LOC109719719 isoform X4 has protein sequence MVRRGLSSAGYSKMAEVAVENGNDSITRVLFCGYYFPASHNYTREYLQSYPFIQVDTVALDEVPDVIHKYQICVVKSRRLDSELIAKAAQMKLIMQFGVGLEGVDVDAATKHKIKVARIPGSATGNSTSCAEMAIYLMLGLLRKQKELEISVKQRKLGEPTGDTLLGKTVFILGFGAIGFDLAKRLRPFGVKILATKRRWSSDSLPSSDSSFPNDDIDGLIDKKGGPGNMYEFAAEADIVVTCLTLYKETAGIVDAKFLSSMKKGSLLVNIARGGLLDYESVLHHLESGHLGGLGIDVAWTEPFDPEDPILKLPNVLITPHVAGVTEYSYRTMAKVVGDCALQLHSGKPFTGIEIVN, from the exons atggtacgAAGGGGTTTAAGCAG TGCAGGCTACTCAAAGATGGCTGAGGTAGCGGTAGAGAATGGCAATGATTCCATCACCCGAGTGCTATTCTGTGGCTACTATTTTCCTGCTTCTCATAATTACACGCGGGAATATTTGCAGAGTTATCCGTTTATTCAG GTTGACACAGTAGCTCTTGATGAGGTTCCAGACGTTATTCACAAGTACCAAATTTGTGTGGTTAAAAGTCGGCGTCTAGATTCTGAACTTATCGCAAAAGCAGCACAGATGAAGCTTATCATGCAGTTTGGTGTTGGGCTAGAAG GTGTTGATGTAGATGCTGCTACAAAGCACAAAATCAAAGTCGCAAGGATCCCTGGAAGTGCAACAGGAAATTCCACTTCATGTGCAGAAATGGCAATATATCTGATGTTGGGTCTTCTGCGGAAGCAA AAGGAGTTGGAGATCTCTGTGAAGCAGAGGAAATTAGGGGAACCAACTGGAGATACACTACTTGGGAAAACA GTATTCAttcttggatttggagctattGGATTTGACCTTGCCAAGAGATTGAGACCGTTCGGAGTAAAGATTCTTGCAACAAAAAGAAGATGGTCCTCGGATTCATTACCGTCAAGTG ATTCAAGCTTCCCTAATGATGATATCGATGGCCTTATTGACAAGAAAGGTGGCCCGGGAAATATGTATGAGTTTGCTGCGGAGGCTGATATAGTAGTTACCTGCTTGACCTTATATAAAGAGACA GCCGGAATCGTGGATGCGAAGTTTCTCTCTTCCATGAAGAAG GGATCACTTTTGGTAAATATTGCTCGAGGAGGGTTACTCGACTACGAATCTGTCCTTCATCACCTCGAATCAGGTCACTTAGGTGGGTTGGGCATTGACGTGGCTTGGACTGAGCCATTCGATCCCGAAGATCCAATTTTGAAGCTTCCAAATGTTCTCATCACCCCACATGTCGCAGGGGTCACCGAGTATTCCTACAGGACGATGGCTAAG GTTGTAGGTGATTGTGCTCTCCAACTTCACTCGGGGAAGCCGTTTACAGGAATAGAAATTGTGAACTAG
- the LOC109719719 gene encoding uncharacterized protein LOC109719719 isoform X1 has translation MKMAAASLLSLALRRCSLRPRPLPHPLLLSFQSAGYSKMAEVAVENGNDSITRVLFCGYYFPASHNYTREYLQSYPFIQVDTVALDEVPDVIHKYQICVVKSRRLDSELIAKAAQMKLIMQFGVGLEGVDVDAATKHKIKVARIPGSATGNSTSCAEMAIYLMLGLLRKQKELEISVKQRKLGEPTGDTLLGKTVFILGFGAIGFDLAKRLRPFGVKILATKRRWSSDSLPSSDSSFPNDDIDGLIDKKGGPGNMYEFAAEADIVVTCLTLYKETAGIVDAKFLSSMKKGSLLVNIARGGLLDYESVLHHLESGHLGGLGIDVAWTEPFDPEDPILKLPNVLITPHVAGVTEYSYRTMAKVVGDCALQLHSGKPFTGIEIVN, from the exons aTGAAAATGGCCGCGGCCTCGCTCTTGAGCCTCGCTCTTCGCCGCTGCTCCCTTCGCCCTCGCCCCCTCCCAcaccctctcctcctctcttttcAAAG TGCAGGCTACTCAAAGATGGCTGAGGTAGCGGTAGAGAATGGCAATGATTCCATCACCCGAGTGCTATTCTGTGGCTACTATTTTCCTGCTTCTCATAATTACACGCGGGAATATTTGCAGAGTTATCCGTTTATTCAG GTTGACACAGTAGCTCTTGATGAGGTTCCAGACGTTATTCACAAGTACCAAATTTGTGTGGTTAAAAGTCGGCGTCTAGATTCTGAACTTATCGCAAAAGCAGCACAGATGAAGCTTATCATGCAGTTTGGTGTTGGGCTAGAAG GTGTTGATGTAGATGCTGCTACAAAGCACAAAATCAAAGTCGCAAGGATCCCTGGAAGTGCAACAGGAAATTCCACTTCATGTGCAGAAATGGCAATATATCTGATGTTGGGTCTTCTGCGGAAGCAA AAGGAGTTGGAGATCTCTGTGAAGCAGAGGAAATTAGGGGAACCAACTGGAGATACACTACTTGGGAAAACA GTATTCAttcttggatttggagctattGGATTTGACCTTGCCAAGAGATTGAGACCGTTCGGAGTAAAGATTCTTGCAACAAAAAGAAGATGGTCCTCGGATTCATTACCGTCAAGTG ATTCAAGCTTCCCTAATGATGATATCGATGGCCTTATTGACAAGAAAGGTGGCCCGGGAAATATGTATGAGTTTGCTGCGGAGGCTGATATAGTAGTTACCTGCTTGACCTTATATAAAGAGACA GCCGGAATCGTGGATGCGAAGTTTCTCTCTTCCATGAAGAAG GGATCACTTTTGGTAAATATTGCTCGAGGAGGGTTACTCGACTACGAATCTGTCCTTCATCACCTCGAATCAGGTCACTTAGGTGGGTTGGGCATTGACGTGGCTTGGACTGAGCCATTCGATCCCGAAGATCCAATTTTGAAGCTTCCAAATGTTCTCATCACCCCACATGTCGCAGGGGTCACCGAGTATTCCTACAGGACGATGGCTAAG GTTGTAGGTGATTGTGCTCTCCAACTTCACTCGGGGAAGCCGTTTACAGGAATAGAAATTGTGAACTAG
- the LOC109719719 gene encoding uncharacterized protein LOC109719719 isoform X3, translating into MKGLSRLLVPIRAQNCSVAGYSKMAEVAVENGNDSITRVLFCGYYFPASHNYTREYLQSYPFIQVDTVALDEVPDVIHKYQICVVKSRRLDSELIAKAAQMKLIMQFGVGLEGVDVDAATKHKIKVARIPGSATGNSTSCAEMAIYLMLGLLRKQKELEISVKQRKLGEPTGDTLLGKTVFILGFGAIGFDLAKRLRPFGVKILATKRRWSSDSLPSSDSSFPNDDIDGLIDKKGGPGNMYEFAAEADIVVTCLTLYKETAGIVDAKFLSSMKKGSLLVNIARGGLLDYESVLHHLESGHLGGLGIDVAWTEPFDPEDPILKLPNVLITPHVAGVTEYSYRTMAKVVGDCALQLHSGKPFTGIEIVN; encoded by the exons ATGAAGGGTTTAAGCAGATTACTTGTTCCAATTCGTGCTCAAAATTGCTCCGTTGCTG GCTACTCAAAGATGGCTGAGGTAGCGGTAGAGAATGGCAATGATTCCATCACCCGAGTGCTATTCTGTGGCTACTATTTTCCTGCTTCTCATAATTACACGCGGGAATATTTGCAGAGTTATCCGTTTATTCAG GTTGACACAGTAGCTCTTGATGAGGTTCCAGACGTTATTCACAAGTACCAAATTTGTGTGGTTAAAAGTCGGCGTCTAGATTCTGAACTTATCGCAAAAGCAGCACAGATGAAGCTTATCATGCAGTTTGGTGTTGGGCTAGAAG GTGTTGATGTAGATGCTGCTACAAAGCACAAAATCAAAGTCGCAAGGATCCCTGGAAGTGCAACAGGAAATTCCACTTCATGTGCAGAAATGGCAATATATCTGATGTTGGGTCTTCTGCGGAAGCAA AAGGAGTTGGAGATCTCTGTGAAGCAGAGGAAATTAGGGGAACCAACTGGAGATACACTACTTGGGAAAACA GTATTCAttcttggatttggagctattGGATTTGACCTTGCCAAGAGATTGAGACCGTTCGGAGTAAAGATTCTTGCAACAAAAAGAAGATGGTCCTCGGATTCATTACCGTCAAGTG ATTCAAGCTTCCCTAATGATGATATCGATGGCCTTATTGACAAGAAAGGTGGCCCGGGAAATATGTATGAGTTTGCTGCGGAGGCTGATATAGTAGTTACCTGCTTGACCTTATATAAAGAGACA GCCGGAATCGTGGATGCGAAGTTTCTCTCTTCCATGAAGAAG GGATCACTTTTGGTAAATATTGCTCGAGGAGGGTTACTCGACTACGAATCTGTCCTTCATCACCTCGAATCAGGTCACTTAGGTGGGTTGGGCATTGACGTGGCTTGGACTGAGCCATTCGATCCCGAAGATCCAATTTTGAAGCTTCCAAATGTTCTCATCACCCCACATGTCGCAGGGGTCACCGAGTATTCCTACAGGACGATGGCTAAG GTTGTAGGTGATTGTGCTCTCCAACTTCACTCGGGGAAGCCGTTTACAGGAATAGAAATTGTGAACTAG
- the LOC109723025 gene encoding type 1 phosphatases regulator ypi1, with protein sequence NINRSPSHCDPSPSPPTSTLTLTLEEPSSSSSSSPSSAQPPQTLVLRLKRPKKKVSWKEGTVDNEFLNRKSSKKCCIFHKELPFDDDCSDDAVRAGVAPTAEATDSDPRSRPRSLLGSIFCR encoded by the exons aatattaatcgCTCCCCCTCCCATTGCGATCCTTCCCCGTCTCCCCCCAcctcaaccctaaccctaaccctagaggagccctcttcttcttcgtcctcctccccctcctccgctcAGCCGCCCCAAACCCTAGTCCTCCGCCTCAAGCGGCCGAAGAAGAAGGTCTCGTGGAAGGAGGGCACCGTCGACAACGAGTTCCTCAACCGCAAGAGCTCCAAGAAGTGCTGCATCTTCCACAAGGAGCTCCCCTTCGACGACGACTGCAGCGACGACGCGGTCCGAGCCGGTGTTGCCCCCACGGCGGAGGCCACTGATTCGGACCCTCGTTCTCGCCCTCGCTCTCTCCTCGGATC AATTTTTTGCAGATAA
- the LOC109719719 gene encoding uncharacterized protein LOC109719719 isoform X5 — protein MAEVAVENGNDSITRVLFCGYYFPASHNYTREYLQSYPFIQVDTVALDEVPDVIHKYQICVVKSRRLDSELIAKAAQMKLIMQFGVGLEGVDVDAATKHKIKVARIPGSATGNSTSCAEMAIYLMLGLLRKQKELEISVKQRKLGEPTGDTLLGKTVFILGFGAIGFDLAKRLRPFGVKILATKRRWSSDSLPSSDSSFPNDDIDGLIDKKGGPGNMYEFAAEADIVVTCLTLYKETAGIVDAKFLSSMKKGSLLVNIARGGLLDYESVLHHLESGHLGGLGIDVAWTEPFDPEDPILKLPNVLITPHVAGVTEYSYRTMAKVVGDCALQLHSGKPFTGIEIVN, from the exons ATGGCTGAGGTAGCGGTAGAGAATGGCAATGATTCCATCACCCGAGTGCTATTCTGTGGCTACTATTTTCCTGCTTCTCATAATTACACGCGGGAATATTTGCAGAGTTATCCGTTTATTCAG GTTGACACAGTAGCTCTTGATGAGGTTCCAGACGTTATTCACAAGTACCAAATTTGTGTGGTTAAAAGTCGGCGTCTAGATTCTGAACTTATCGCAAAAGCAGCACAGATGAAGCTTATCATGCAGTTTGGTGTTGGGCTAGAAG GTGTTGATGTAGATGCTGCTACAAAGCACAAAATCAAAGTCGCAAGGATCCCTGGAAGTGCAACAGGAAATTCCACTTCATGTGCAGAAATGGCAATATATCTGATGTTGGGTCTTCTGCGGAAGCAA AAGGAGTTGGAGATCTCTGTGAAGCAGAGGAAATTAGGGGAACCAACTGGAGATACACTACTTGGGAAAACA GTATTCAttcttggatttggagctattGGATTTGACCTTGCCAAGAGATTGAGACCGTTCGGAGTAAAGATTCTTGCAACAAAAAGAAGATGGTCCTCGGATTCATTACCGTCAAGTG ATTCAAGCTTCCCTAATGATGATATCGATGGCCTTATTGACAAGAAAGGTGGCCCGGGAAATATGTATGAGTTTGCTGCGGAGGCTGATATAGTAGTTACCTGCTTGACCTTATATAAAGAGACA GCCGGAATCGTGGATGCGAAGTTTCTCTCTTCCATGAAGAAG GGATCACTTTTGGTAAATATTGCTCGAGGAGGGTTACTCGACTACGAATCTGTCCTTCATCACCTCGAATCAGGTCACTTAGGTGGGTTGGGCATTGACGTGGCTTGGACTGAGCCATTCGATCCCGAAGATCCAATTTTGAAGCTTCCAAATGTTCTCATCACCCCACATGTCGCAGGGGTCACCGAGTATTCCTACAGGACGATGGCTAAG GTTGTAGGTGATTGTGCTCTCCAACTTCACTCGGGGAAGCCGTTTACAGGAATAGAAATTGTGAACTAG